The nucleotide sequence TTTGGGGGTACAAAGTTTAATTGAGGATTATGATTTAATTGAGCAATTAGACGCTAACTCAGAGCAAGTTGAAACCCTAAAATTAATTCAGGATACATTGCGCTTATCTGCTCATGTTTTAGAAGTTGATTCTAGTCAGTTAGCGAGTCAATTGTGGGGGCGGCTGGTAGGGTTTACGGCGTTAAGTCCTCAGCAACCCGTTAAACCTAATTCTGACATTGAAGCTTTATTAAAACAAGCACAAGAAAATCCCACTTATCCCCGTTTACTACCCTATACCCCCACCTTAACCCCACCGGGCACTCCCTTAATTCGTACTCTCACCGGTCATAGTAGCTCGGTAAGAGCAGTCTGTGTCACCCCCAATGGGAAACGGATCATTTCTGGGAGTGATGATAATACCCTCAAGGTGTGGGAATTGGCGACGGGCAAGGTATTACACACCCTGACCGGTCATAGTAACTCGGTATATGCCGTCTGTGTCACCCCCGATGGGAAACGGGTCATTTCTGGGAGTATGGATAAAACCCTCAAAGTGTGGGATTTAGAGACCGGTAAAGAATTACACAGCCTCACGAGTCATCGTAGCAGAGTATTAGCAGTCTGTGTCACCCCCGATGGGAAACGGGTTATTTCTGCTAGTTGGGATAAAACCCTGAAGGTGTGGAAATTGGAGACGGGGAAGGTATTACACACTCTTAAAGGTCATAGTAACTCGGTATATGCTGTCTGTGTCACCCCCGATGGGAAACGGGTCATTTCTGGGAGTATGGATAAAACCCTCAAAGTGTGGGATTTAGAGACCGGTAAAGAATTACACAGCCTCACGGGTCATAGTGGTTGGGTAAGAGCAGTCTGTGTCACCCCCGATGGGAAACGGGTCATTTCTGGGAGTAAGGATAATACCCTCAAGGTGTGGGAATTGGAAACGGGAAAGGAATTACACACCCTCACCGGTCATAGTACCTGGGTAGAGGCAGTTTGTATCACCCCCGATGGGAAACGGGCCATTTCTGGGAGTGGGGATAATACCCTCAAGGTGTGGGATTTGGAAACGGGGAAGGAATTACACACCTTCACCGGTCATAGTAGCTGGGTAAGTGCAGTCTGTGTCACCCCCGATGGGAAACGGGTCATTTCTGGGAGTGAGGATAATACCCTCAAGGTGTGGGATTTGGAAACGGGGAAGGAATTACACACCCTCACCGGTCATAGTAGCTCGGTAACGGCAGTCTGTGTCACCCCCGATGGGAAACGGGTCATTTCTGGGAGTGAGGATAAAACCAAAAACCTCAAGGTGTGGGAATTGGAAACGGGGAAGGAATTACACACCCTCACCGGTCATAGTAGCTCGGTAACGGCAGTCTGTGTCACCCCCGATGGGAAACGGGTCATTTCTGGGAGTGAGGATAAAACCAAAAACCTCAAGGTGTGGGAATTGGAAACGGGGAAGGAATTACACACCCTCACCGGTCATAGTAGCTCGGTAACGGCAGTCTGTGTCACCCCCGATGGGAAACGGGTCATTTCTGGGAGTAAGGATAATACCCTCAAGGTTTGGGAATTGGAGAGAGGGAAGGAATTACACACCCTCACCGGCCATAGTAACTCGGTAAGTGCAGTCTGTGTCACCCCCGATGGGAAACGGGCCATTTCTGGGAGTTGGGATAAAACCCTCAAGGTTTGGGATTGGGAGACGGGAAAGCTATTACACACCCTCAAGGGTCATAGTAGCGGGGTAAGTGCAGTCTGTGTCACCCCCGATGGTAAACTGGTCATTTCCGGGAGTTGGGATAATACCCTCAAGGTTTGGGAATTGGAGAGGGGGAAGGAATTACACACCCTCACCGGTCATAGTAAATCGGTAAGTGCAGTCTGTGTCACCCCCGATGGTAAACGAGTTATTTCTGGGAGTTGGGATAAAACCCTCAAGGTTTGGGATTGGGAGACGGGAAAGCTATTACACACCCTCAAGGGTCATAGTAGCTGGGTAAATGCCGTCTGTGTCACCCCCGATGGGAAACGGGTCATTTCTGGGAGTGACGATAATACCCTCAAAGTGTGGGATTTGGAGAGGAGGAAGCTATTACACACCCTCACCGGTCATAGTAAATCGGTAAGTGCAGTCTGTGTCACCCCCGATGGGAAACGGGTCATTTCTGGGAGTAGGGATAATACCCTCAAGGTGTGGGAATTAGATACAGGTGACTGTATCGCTACTTTTACCGCAGACTATAGTATCTATTGCTGTGCAGTTGTCTCTGATGGGGTGACAATTGTTGGCGGGGATATTGGGGGGCGGGTGCATTGCTTGCGGTTGCTTGGCTAAACTGGGATTAGAGGAGAGTACAATGTCTAGAAACCTCTGTAAGATAAAAAATAACCATTTGTGGAGCCAACCAACGAGCAATATTTAATCATCAATGCCTTACAAACCCTTGAACTACTTGATTATGATTGGTATGAAAGCGATCGCGGTTTGTGGTTTATTGCTACTCCCAGTCTAGTCTTACCGACCGCCGTAATTTTACCAAATGGCGAGATTTATCCTTTAAATTGGGTTCAAGAAGATGACAACAACCAATGAAAATAAACAACAACAACTTAACCGACTGGCCGAATTAGCCAAACTCTCCAGAAAAAGATACTTAGCGAATGGAGGCGATCCCCGTCTTTCTGTTGGCAGCCTCAATCATAATGATTGTTTAACAGATGAAGAAAAACAAGAATTCAGTTTTTTATTTAATCAGCTTGTTTTAGACCAAGATATTGAGCATTATCTTGAAAATAAAAGTTTAACCCCAAAAATTATCATTGATCATGGATAATGGACTATTTATTTTAATTAATTAAATAATTCTCAATTATATATTATTCGTTAGTAAGCCGCCACTAAAATACTAATCCAGAAAAACCCTAAAAAGGAGAAAAATTTTAATGGGTGATAACGCTGAAAATTCCGCGTAGGCTTATCTATAGTCCGTATTTTTACTGAATAAATCCACGTTATCAGAACAACTTTTCGCCTCAAAAAATTTTTTTTCTATAATTCGTTAGTTTTTGACTCTGTAAGGGCAATCTAATAAGTGTAGCCTTTTTGGTGAGCATTACAGTTGCTATAGCTATCAGTTAATCAACTCCCGATGAGCAATAGCTAAATGTCCTAAATTGTCTCTTTAAGGAGTCAATCGTGTCAAGTCATAAAATTCTCGTCATTGATGACAGTAAAGTCATTAGGATGCACGTTAAAGATATGTTACCGGCTGGCAACTTCGATGTTGTAGAAGCCAAAGATGGGGCCGAAGGATACAATCTGATTCGCTCAGAAAACCCTAACCTAATTATGTTAGATTTCTTCCTGCCAAAAATGAGCGGCTGGGAAGTTTATCAACAAATTCAAAAGGAATACCAACTCAAAACCATTCCTTTAGTTCTTATGTCGGGACGAAAGGAAGAAGTGGTCGAGAAAATTCCGGAACCTTTTGAATATTTTGCCTTTATTGAAAAACCCTTTGATCAAAAGCAATTAGTGACGGCGATCAAAGAGGCTATGACTAAGGCTAAAAAATATCCTAAACCCGCAGGGGCAGAAACCCCTGTTAACCCCGATCAAACAAACCCGGCTGATACATCAGCGATGGCGGCAGAAATTCAAGCCCTCAACGACAAAATCGCCAAAATGCAAGTTGAAATGGAAAATCTTAAAAAACAGGTCAATCAGCTAGTTGGCTTTATCAAGAAAAAAATGATGTAAAAAACCGAGTTAGATATTAAATTATATAACCAGCGTGGCAGCCATGATTTTTAAATTGTGGCTGTAATGCTATTGAGTGAGCAACATAACGAATTCTCTTGTCCCTAAACCGCTACAATTTGATAGATTGGGACCTTAGCTAGATTATTGCCTCCAAAAGCCAATGAACAACGCTCAAATCGGATTTATCCTTAAAGTCTTACTCCTTTCAACCGGATTGTCTATCTTGATTAAATATGGAGGACCTTTAGTGCAGATCCCAGCAACGCCCATCAATGCTCTTATCGGTATCTCTTTGCTGCCTTTAATCATGCTTATAGCGCTGTGGTGGCGTTCCAAAGAAGCATAAAATAAGTTATTCATCCTCAAGCCGGGGGAGGACGAAATTTTGAATTTCGGTCAATGGGTTGGTTTTATCCTCTTAGTTCTTTGTTTATACATACTTTGGCAAATTCGTCAACTATTGCTGTTGCTATTTACGGCACTCATCTTAGCTGAGGCTTTGAATATTTTAGTGACTCGCTTGGAACGTTGGAGAATTAAACGGGGAATAGCCGTTTTATTCGTGCTTATTCTCCTATTGACGCTTCTTGCTAGTATGTTTTGGTTAATTATTCCTGCCTTGATTGAACAAGGTCAACAACTGGTTAAATTAGTTCCAGATGGCATTCAACAATTAATTACTCTGATTAAAAGTCGAGCCGCACAATTTGATACAAACTTGATTAATTCTTTACCCACAATTAAGCAGATTATTGAACAGTTACAACCTTTAGTTAACCAAATTGCCAATCGAGGATTAAATATATTTTACAGTTCTCTAGGCAATATTTTGAGTTTATTATTATTATTAGCTTTAACTTTAATGCTCCTGTCGAATCCTTTACCTTATCGTCAGGGCTTGATCCGTTTATTTCCCGCTTTTTATCGACAACGAGTTGATGAAATTTTAATCTTATGTGATCAAACCTTATCGAGATGGCTAATGGTGATTATGCTTCACATGAGCCTGATGACCATTTTAAGTTGGTTGGGCTTATTAATATTCGGTATTCCTCTAGCCTTTTCTCAAGCCATCTTATCGGGGGCACTAGCCTTTATTCCTAATATCGGCCCCGTATTAGCGATGATAGCCCCTATTGCCATAGCTCTTTTAGAAGCCGCATCTTGGAAACCTTGGGCAGTGATTATCCTCTACAGTATTATTTATATCATCATTCAACGCCTAGACAAGCAGCTACTAGCCGCACAAGTGTTAAGAGAGCATATTTGTTTATTGCCAGGATATACCCTTTTAGCACAGATCTTTTTTGCTTCTTTATTTGGCTTTTTAGGTTTACTCCTGGCTCTCCCTTTATTCATTGTCAGTCAAATCTGGATAAGAGAAGCATTGGTCAAAGATATTTTAGATCGATGGAAAATTAGTTAAACTTAAAAAGGGAACAGAGGACAGAAAACAGGGATGAGAACCATTGCCGAAATTAATGACAAAATTCGTACAGGATCAGCCGTAGTTTGGACGATCCAAGAACTCAAGGCACGAGTAAAAGACCTGGGAATAACGAAAATTTATGAACAAGTAGATGTGATCTGTACCGGAACTTTTGAACCGATGGAATCATCCGGCGCATTAATTAATTTAGGACACACAGATCCGCCGATAAAAATTCGTCAATGCTGGCTAGATGGCATTCCCGCTTATGCCGGATTTGGGGCCGTAGATGTTTATTTAGGCGCTAGTGCGATGGCTGACTATTCCCCGACTCCAGACATTACAGACGGCGATATTCGACCCATTAGTACCATACCTGAACGGGGAGGAGGTCATGTTATAGAAGATTTAATCGCCGGTAAAGCTGTACAATTGCGGCTCATTGGACACATCACAGATTGTTATCCGAGAGCATCATTTGAAACCACCATTACTAAAGATACAATTAATCAATTTTATTTGTATAATCCTCGGAATTTATATCAAAATTTTATAGTGGGCGTTAATGGAGGAGATCGCCCCCTTTATACTTATCTCGGTCTTTTACAACCCAGACTCGGCAATGCAGTTTATTCAAATACCGGAGCAATTTCTCCCCTATTTAATGACCCAGATTTAAAATTAATTGGCGTTGGAACCCGCATTTTTTTAGGCGGCTCTATTGGCTATATTGCCTGGGAAGGAACACAACATTTTCCCTTGCAAAAACGACTCCCTAACCGTACTCCCATCGGCCCTGCGGCGACTCTAGCTTTAATGGGTGATGCCAAACAAATGAATCCTCGTTGGGTGAGAGGATGCTATTTTAAAAACTACGGCGCTTCCATGATGTTAGGAGTAGGTGTACCTCTGCCCGTTCTCAATGAAGAAGTGATCCGTTATTGTGCTATCAAAGATGAAGATATTGTCGCCCCAGTGATGGATTTTTCTATCCCTCGACGAGTGCGTCCCACTTTTGGATTAGTGAGTTATGCCCAACTCAAAAGCGGTCAAATTACAATAGATGGTAAAAAAGTGCGGACGGCCCCTCTAGCGAGTCTGTATTTCTCTCAACAAGTGGCTCAAGAGTTAAAAAACTGGATAGAAAGAGGAGAATTTACCCTGACTGAAGCGGTAGCACCTTTAAACATGGAACGGTCGTTTTTACCTCAAGATCGTTGGGATTCTAAAATGGCGATGGAATAGCAAACATCGGGTCAAAAGTGTCAAAATAAAAAATAAGGGATAAGGGAAGAATAGAAACATCAATGAATAATAAATCATCCACCATTAATAACTTATTGTTTAACGACGAGTGGAACTCACAAGACATCGAGCAAGCCATCAAAAGCGTTGAAACCATTCAGGAAGAACTGAACTACAAACAGGCGCAAAACTCCTTGAGAGATTTAGTTAATAATTTAGATTTATCTCCCACTGAACAAAGCGGCTTAGAACAGGAAATTGATCACCTCGTTAACCTGTTAGATAAGTTAGAACAGTCAGTGGTACAACTAGCCGCCTTTGGTATGGTAGGACGGGGAAAATCTTCGGTTCTCAATGCGCTACTTGGCCAAGAAATCTTTCAAACTGGGCCTTTACATGGGGTGACTCGTTCTATTGATAGTGCCAATTGGAAATTGATCCAAGATGAGACTTATCCAGAAGTGCAACGGATGATTATCTCTGGAAGCGGCAACAGTCAAATACAATTAATTGATACCCCTGGAATAGATGAAGTCGATGGAGAAACACGGGAAGCGTTGGCCCGAAAAATTGCTAAACAGGTAGACTTGATTTTATTTATTGTTGCCGGGGATATTACTAAAGTTGAATTTCAAGCTTTATCTCAATTGAGAGAAGCCGGGAAACCGATGATCTTGGTATTTAATAAAATTGATCAGTATCCCGAAGCAGATCGCCTGGCAATTTATGAGAAAATTCGAGATGAACGGGTAAAAGAATTGCTTTCACCAGATGAAATTGTCATGGTGGCGGCTTGTCCATTAGTCGCACAAGCGGTTAGAGAAGCAGACGGACGTTTGAAAATGCAGCGCCGCCGAGGAAACCCTCAAATTGAGCCAC is from Gloeothece verrucosa PCC 7822 and encodes:
- a CDS encoding homocysteine biosynthesis protein, coding for MRTIAEINDKIRTGSAVVWTIQELKARVKDLGITKIYEQVDVICTGTFEPMESSGALINLGHTDPPIKIRQCWLDGIPAYAGFGAVDVYLGASAMADYSPTPDITDGDIRPISTIPERGGGHVIEDLIAGKAVQLRLIGHITDCYPRASFETTITKDTINQFYLYNPRNLYQNFIVGVNGGDRPLYTYLGLLQPRLGNAVYSNTGAISPLFNDPDLKLIGVGTRIFLGGSIGYIAWEGTQHFPLQKRLPNRTPIGPAATLALMGDAKQMNPRWVRGCYFKNYGASMMLGVGVPLPVLNEEVIRYCAIKDEDIVAPVMDFSIPRRVRPTFGLVSYAQLKSGQITIDGKKVRTAPLASLYFSQQVAQELKNWIERGEFTLTEAVAPLNMERSFLPQDRWDSKMAME
- a CDS encoding GTP-binding protein, translating into MNNKSSTINNLLFNDEWNSQDIEQAIKSVETIQEELNYKQAQNSLRDLVNNLDLSPTEQSGLEQEIDHLVNLLDKLEQSVVQLAAFGMVGRGKSSVLNALLGQEIFQTGPLHGVTRSIDSANWKLIQDETYPEVQRMIISGSGNSQIQLIDTPGIDEVDGETREALARKIAKQVDLILFIVAGDITKVEFQALSQLREAGKPMILVFNKIDQYPEADRLAIYEKIRDERVKELLSPDEIVMVAACPLVAQAVREADGRLKMQRRRGNPQIEPLKLKILEILHREGKSLVALNTMLYADEVNEQVVQRKMTIREEAANAVIQKTVITKAVAIALNPVTAVDLLTGAVIDVAMILSLSRLYAIPMTQQGAIGLLQKIAFAMGGISVSEFLATFGLSSLKGLLGLSAPATGGLSLAPYLSVAITQGAVSGVSSYAIGQVTKTYLANDASWGPDGPKAVVTRILESLDEASILNRIKWELSAKLKKHYRQNF
- a CDS encoding AI-2E family transporter, encoding MNFGQWVGFILLVLCLYILWQIRQLLLLLFTALILAEALNILVTRLERWRIKRGIAVLFVLILLLTLLASMFWLIIPALIEQGQQLVKLVPDGIQQLITLIKSRAAQFDTNLINSLPTIKQIIEQLQPLVNQIANRGLNIFYSSLGNILSLLLLLALTLMLLSNPLPYRQGLIRLFPAFYRQRVDEILILCDQTLSRWLMVIMLHMSLMTILSWLGLLIFGIPLAFSQAILSGALAFIPNIGPVLAMIAPIAIALLEAASWKPWAVIILYSIIYIIIQRLDKQLLAAQVLREHICLLPGYTLLAQIFFASLFGFLGLLLALPLFIVSQIWIREALVKDILDRWKIS
- a CDS encoding WD40 repeat domain-containing protein, with product MSYNRFSTRAYLTSYLYNAAKSGHLAEYFQTLTDFQFLQDKINYPGLGVQSLIEDYDLIEQLDANSEQVETLKLIQDTLRLSAHVLEVDSSQLASQLWGRLVGFTALSPQQPVKPNSDIEALLKQAQENPTYPRLLPYTPTLTPPGTPLIRTLTGHSSSVRAVCVTPNGKRIISGSDDNTLKVWELATGKVLHTLTGHSNSVYAVCVTPDGKRVISGSMDKTLKVWDLETGKELHSLTSHRSRVLAVCVTPDGKRVISASWDKTLKVWKLETGKVLHTLKGHSNSVYAVCVTPDGKRVISGSMDKTLKVWDLETGKELHSLTGHSGWVRAVCVTPDGKRVISGSKDNTLKVWELETGKELHTLTGHSTWVEAVCITPDGKRAISGSGDNTLKVWDLETGKELHTFTGHSSWVSAVCVTPDGKRVISGSEDNTLKVWDLETGKELHTLTGHSSSVTAVCVTPDGKRVISGSEDKTKNLKVWELETGKELHTLTGHSSSVTAVCVTPDGKRVISGSEDKTKNLKVWELETGKELHTLTGHSSSVTAVCVTPDGKRVISGSKDNTLKVWELERGKELHTLTGHSNSVSAVCVTPDGKRAISGSWDKTLKVWDWETGKLLHTLKGHSSGVSAVCVTPDGKLVISGSWDNTLKVWELERGKELHTLTGHSKSVSAVCVTPDGKRVISGSWDKTLKVWDWETGKLLHTLKGHSSWVNAVCVTPDGKRVISGSDDNTLKVWDLERRKLLHTLTGHSKSVSAVCVTPDGKRVISGSRDNTLKVWELDTGDCIATFTADYSIYCCAVVSDGVTIVGGDIGGRVHCLRLLG
- a CDS encoding response regulator, which codes for MSSHKILVIDDSKVIRMHVKDMLPAGNFDVVEAKDGAEGYNLIRSENPNLIMLDFFLPKMSGWEVYQQIQKEYQLKTIPLVLMSGRKEEVVEKIPEPFEYFAFIEKPFDQKQLVTAIKEAMTKAKKYPKPAGAETPVNPDQTNPADTSAMAAEIQALNDKIAKMQVEMENLKKQVNQLVGFIKKKMM